TTGTGGACCAATTGGAAAGGGAACTAATGAATTTAGCCATTATGTCAGCTACCCGTTACATGTGGAAAACGGATCCCGCTACCCTCCAGAAAACCATGAATACGTGGAGCTCCTAACTGTTATTATGGTACCAATATCTTCGTTGTTTTACATCCATTCTCGTTCTTTCCAAGTTACGATTTGCCAGAACTTTTGCTAATACAGATCATTATTCTGACTTCAATATTTCTTAAACTGTTTGGAGAAATTTGGGATCAAGGAAATTTACGAACATTACGCGCAAGTATTTAAAGATCGATCACTTGATTACAGACTTAGTGGAATTTTGATTTCGAAAGAAATACCTTTGATGTTCAGTTAACTGAAAGCTCTTCGTTTACATGGCAACCATTTCGGCTGTTGTTGCCCCTTTGCAGGTCGATTCGTGATGTCGAAGTTCTCGATAGTAACACAAGACGATCCACCACAAATAAGTTTCCAATCCTATAGTTTGGAAAATGTACGCACAAGTATTCCCGTTTAAATCTGTTATACACTTGTCTTCTAAATTCTCAACTTACCAATAAAGCACGACATGATGAAGACGGTAGAAACTCCATGGGCGATGTTGGAATTGATTGCAAGCATAATGCCAGAGATTAGGATAATGGCATGGATAGATCTCATTACCATGTCACCTACGAGCCACGGTACCAACAAGATGGGACGACAGTTGCTGAAAACCACTTGTAGCAGCAACACGCAACAAGCTAGAAGGGCAGAGCTAACAACCACGCTggaaatgatgatgaaaaccTCCACAGTATCTAGCGAACCTGAatgaaaaacaacacgaaaatTCCACATTTTAACCTTAGTTTTGGCAAAGATTCAGCAAACCGATTGTAAAAGGACATTGTCATACCGTCTTCCAAATCCAAACTACTTGATTGCATCATACTAATGACAAGTTGAATTAAATAGCCAACCTATTGGAGGTTAAGAATAGAATGTATAAAAGTTTTTCAGTAACTGACGTCAGCTGCTTACCAATGAAAAAAAGCCAATGATTTTCGTTCCCAATTGTAACGAAAGACCACAACAGCGTGTTTTCACCCTTCGTGTCATAACGAAAATTGGAATGTTTTTTC
The nucleotide sequence above comes from Daphnia carinata strain CSIRO-1 chromosome 3, CSIRO_AGI_Dcar_HiC_V3, whole genome shotgun sequence. Encoded proteins:
- the LOC130693675 gene encoding uncharacterized protein LOC130693675, producing the protein MTRRVKTRCCGLSLQLGTKIIGFFSLVGYLIQLVISMMQSSSLDLEDGSLDTVEVFIIISSVVVSSALLACCVLLLQVVFSNCRPILLVPWLVGDMVMRSIHAIILISGIMLAINSNIAHGVSTVFIMSCFIGLETYLWWIVLCYYRELRHHESTCKGATTAEMVAM